The Candidatus Thorarchaeota archaeon genome contains a region encoding:
- a CDS encoding AAA family ATPase, with protein sequence MSTPGDRLRQHVWSVISTVESRGLFVHSSALTIRYRSISGDKKTTRLPLIAGACVLNEIVPRSAMLLVGGHGGGKTTLCKLLGRMMTGQSLNDIEDGVIRGHPQLTEEKMVATLRPGPLMKDGVEVVVWRKFVTGFWKIIDEVNRLTPHAQNILLSMLAEGELKYYDEVKRCEEYCLYATMNPADSGTFDLSPPFRDRFGMAVPITMPTINDLELILASRDERLFGYDELWQVPAILSEEDLLTIWNLADKVPVSSVASEFMRSLVREFGACIRADKSQAHGLTVETGLCDGCHFNTAKSICNKVTVPLSVRAAKDLNRYSKALAWLVEAPEVSLEIVKALAPLVFWHRIEFVREELTKSPYYGDRFKFAEHLVELAASRFTQREPSIALVERLKRGEASKKELKELEEMARSDLIVMLDYVDLAKELTKSSYMEVVHRIERGIGNKDVKELSRVEEHLAAQTDFPNRAMLLARVSEALHRLTLATFTLNFEKWQELWTTISLKYPGMTQILKETLQPPKRKVIRTQHLTLVVYVTGNSPDSAVFLEISGGVEALGLRNDIEAALRE encoded by the coding sequence ATGAGCACTCCTGGCGACCGTCTCAGGCAGCATGTGTGGTCGGTCATATCCACAGTGGAGAGTCGTGGTCTCTTCGTTCACTCTTCTGCTCTGACCATAAGATACAGGTCGATCAGTGGAGACAAGAAGACCACACGACTCCCACTCATCGCTGGAGCCTGCGTCCTCAATGAAATCGTGCCACGTTCTGCGATGCTACTGGTGGGAGGACATGGAGGCGGGAAGACCACTCTGTGCAAGCTGCTCGGTCGGATGATGACCGGACAGAGTCTGAATGACATCGAGGACGGGGTCATCAGGGGACATCCCCAGCTCACAGAAGAGAAGATGGTCGCCACGCTTCGACCCGGTCCGCTCATGAAGGACGGGGTTGAAGTGGTCGTCTGGCGGAAGTTCGTGACGGGCTTCTGGAAGATAATCGATGAAGTGAACCGCCTCACTCCTCACGCACAGAACATCCTTCTCTCCATGCTGGCAGAGGGCGAACTCAAGTACTATGACGAAGTGAAGCGCTGCGAAGAGTACTGCCTGTACGCGACGATGAATCCTGCAGACTCAGGCACCTTCGACCTGTCGCCTCCGTTCAGAGACAGGTTCGGTATGGCTGTGCCCATCACCATGCCCACCATAAACGATCTTGAGCTGATACTGGCATCGCGAGACGAGCGGCTCTTCGGATATGATGAGCTCTGGCAGGTGCCTGCGATTCTCAGTGAGGAGGACCTCCTGACAATATGGAACCTTGCTGACAAGGTGCCTGTGTCCTCAGTAGCATCGGAGTTCATGAGATCCCTAGTTCGGGAGTTTGGAGCCTGCATCAGGGCTGACAAGAGCCAGGCACACGGACTGACTGTTGAGACCGGTCTCTGTGACGGCTGCCACTTCAACACTGCCAAGAGCATCTGCAACAAGGTGACAGTACCACTCAGTGTACGAGCAGCAAAGGACCTGAATCGGTATAGCAAGGCCCTGGCTTGGCTTGTTGAGGCTCCAGAGGTGTCCCTTGAGATAGTCAAAGCGCTTGCACCGCTCGTCTTCTGGCACAGAATCGAGTTCGTCCGAGAAGAGTTGACGAAATCACCTTACTACGGAGACCGATTCAAGTTCGCAGAACATCTTGTCGAACTGGCAGCATCAAGGTTCACGCAACGGGAACCCTCCATCGCTCTGGTAGAGCGCCTGAAACGAGGGGAGGCATCCAAGAAGGAACTCAAGGAGCTCGAGGAGATGGCGCGGAGTGACCTGATAGTGATGCTTGATTATGTGGACCTTGCAAAGGAGCTCACCAAGTCCAGTTATATGGAGGTCGTCCACAGAATCGAGAGGGGGATTGGGAACAAGGATGTGAAGGAACTGTCGCGAGTTGAGGAGCACCTGGCCGCACAGACGGACTTTCCAAACCGTGCAATGCTCCTAGCAAGGGTGTCCGAGGCACTCCATAGACTGACACTCGCCACCTTCACCCTCAACTTCGAGAAGTGGCAAGAGCTCTGGACTACAATAAGCCTCAAGTATCCGGGCATGACCCAGATTCTCAAGGAAACCCTGCAGCCACCGAAGAGGAAAGTGATCAGAACTCAGCATCTCACACTGGTGGTATACGTGACCGGAAACTCCCCCGACTCTGCGGTGTTCCTTGAGATATCCGGAGGCGTGGAAGCACTCGGACTCCGGAACGACATAGAGGCTGCTCTACGCGAGTGA
- a CDS encoding AAA family ATPase: MPEEVASERIQQRSLVEAADAFVASLRRFSELKEGLLERGLEFGGRTLLMGPVGTHFRSFSDRVASELPIKMVVVRNERVLAEPASLSESISTVMEFARRNSPALVLIPEIDELSGIGRLADAILRSELSGYSWVKDEVLVLSWTTRPEGLSRELTTVFDRVLLFDYPSSEERLQVLESVLDGRSDLDLPALAELTSGWGFADMVHLATSLYLSGSKGNEKVSGSNMEELVGGSGVTPMGDARTFRSVVSRIQGMVPTEEVKLESLYPDDFLDQLYLMAVGDDYSRTHRVIETLNAGTPIGPSDREFLSKYPFLLVGTPEDRLTRMLRAKKSKDRLSRIVGR; the protein is encoded by the coding sequence ATGCCCGAAGAAGTGGCTTCAGAACGCATTCAGCAGCGTTCACTGGTTGAAGCAGCTGATGCCTTTGTCGCATCACTGCGAAGGTTCTCCGAGCTGAAGGAAGGCCTGCTAGAACGCGGTCTGGAGTTCGGAGGACGCACGCTTCTCATGGGTCCGGTAGGCACCCACTTCAGGTCCTTCTCGGACAGAGTGGCATCTGAACTCCCTATCAAGATGGTTGTAGTCCGGAATGAACGTGTCTTGGCCGAGCCCGCGAGTCTTTCGGAGTCCATCAGCACCGTGATGGAGTTCGCACGAAGGAACTCTCCTGCACTCGTCCTGATTCCAGAGATTGATGAGCTCTCAGGCATTGGCAGACTTGCCGATGCGATTCTTCGTTCAGAGCTCAGCGGCTACAGCTGGGTCAAGGACGAGGTGCTTGTCCTGTCTTGGACGACAAGGCCGGAGGGTCTGAGTAGGGAACTGACAACGGTCTTCGACCGTGTCCTGCTGTTCGACTATCCATCCTCGGAGGAGCGACTGCAAGTCCTTGAGTCCGTTCTGGATGGGCGTTCCGACCTGGACCTCCCGGCGTTGGCGGAGCTGACCAGTGGATGGGGTTTCGCTGACATGGTGCATCTTGCAACAAGCCTTTATCTCTCTGGAAGCAAAGGCAATGAAAAGGTGTCAGGGTCGAATATGGAGGAGCTGGTGGGTGGAAGTGGGGTGACCCCCATGGGTGATGCACGGACCTTCAGAAGCGTGGTCTCTCGCATTCAGGGGATGGTTCCCACGGAAGAGGTGAAGCTGGAGTCTCTGTACCCCGACGACTTTCTCGACCAGCTCTACCTGATGGCGGTGGGCGACGACTACTCACGGACTCACAGAGTGATTGAGACCCTAAACGCGGGGACTCCGATTGGTCCATCAGACCGTGAATTCCTCAGCAAGTATCCGTTCTTGCTTGTGGGCACGCCAGAAGACCGGCTCACACGGATGCTCAGAGCCAAGAAGAGCAAAGACCGTCTGAGCAGAATCGTGGGACGATAG
- a CDS encoding chromosome segregation protein SMC, which yields MSGRHVTIASVRLKNFLSFYEGLVVLDPGLNVILGPNGSGKTSVFHAVKFALGSNQRENRYAKWSDFIRHGASMAEVEVTLMVDGKATRFLRKIDRDGIPRAYMDGRRIKAAEHRVIVQALGLDVDNTLVFMPQERINALRDLNPLEVRKLVEEGTGLAALRDRIAAQEVEVALDRQRLESAVSESELVKRELDLLQKDLERLQKKRELQREERALGIEVRWASLEDVRQRASTVRSEMAEREAGLVSLDAEHKAVGEQVAAAERATAALETKAEELQMELGKIDARLQEEELKLQRLQDDSKKAVVEVRQLEKDVVSAKRRREKTSQDLVRASKAKEQYEESVRLLRAQTEELEKERAEIDAKLEAFAEWNARRAQAHGVYRSLQAEAEGKEVLLRSLNERLQNEQAEYQSIQTRWGNIWSTLESMDEKELVKKKGHLEARLAALNEERFRETSRASQIQKEVEELRGRISESSRRIPDTVRQLREAIDEHKIGSAAGPLIALVGQESQYSAALEGVLFNDLAFAFIVKDSADFSLLEKLRNNLESPSPLILVSQDVVLQERPVLPPAKGVLGWLWDLVGLDAPTTDMFRRAIGDFVLVSDYRTASRLAQKEGLSAVTLSGQVVLREGGRTVSHPARTPTGVLSTAPLQSRLSRALKELEAANKKVTELVTQSEQVTREREAVLDLISQITRWSGTWERRKQLLDSIPQLEERVAAVDDELKSLQQRLGKAERDLRSLDASQPPERSRLVGELSAVRMKQRGVQSDLSKAEEALSSAERDEVTLRSELRSIDETVTALSDRLEELREELRSSKDTASLIHQTIETLRDGREATKNAHQEVKLQIQRSRETAKVLTSRLVELSLSMRERRQQANQARRQLNALEQEARELEDSLKGEPRPDRVRALATVRDELVRVRHRLDEYHDVTEAVAQTESELKGRLQGLAARVAELREELSAAETAVMNIRSQYHHGMYDILSRVEAEVNRVLSIVSFAASVRFELVETDGEYGVEFKTRIKSDQFSKISAGSGGERSLIAIALILALQRFSAAPVYALDEIDIFLDATNTEMVSMLLHDSSRRSQFILFTPAKSTHLLKHADRRIGIVAPRGTEPSVVIESPEFAVQ from the coding sequence ATGTCAGGCCGGCATGTCACTATTGCATCGGTGCGGCTGAAGAACTTCCTCTCCTTCTATGAGGGGCTAGTGGTACTCGACCCCGGCTTGAACGTGATTCTGGGTCCCAATGGCTCGGGCAAGACCTCGGTCTTCCATGCTGTGAAGTTCGCACTGGGCTCTAACCAACGTGAGAACAGATACGCAAAGTGGAGCGACTTCATACGTCATGGTGCATCCATGGCTGAGGTCGAAGTCACACTCATGGTCGACGGTAAAGCGACTCGATTCCTTCGAAAGATTGACCGCGACGGTATCCCGCGTGCCTACATGGACGGACGGAGGATCAAGGCTGCAGAGCACCGTGTCATCGTACAAGCACTTGGTCTCGATGTGGACAACACGCTGGTATTCATGCCACAGGAACGAATCAATGCTCTCAGAGACCTCAACCCTCTTGAGGTGCGAAAGCTGGTCGAAGAGGGGACGGGTCTAGCGGCTCTGAGGGACCGGATTGCCGCTCAGGAGGTTGAGGTCGCTCTGGACCGGCAGCGTCTGGAGTCGGCCGTCTCGGAGTCAGAACTCGTGAAGAGGGAACTGGACCTACTACAGAAGGACCTCGAGCGCCTCCAGAAGAAGCGTGAACTACAGAGAGAAGAACGAGCCCTCGGGATTGAAGTGAGATGGGCCTCGCTCGAAGACGTCCGCCAGCGTGCCAGCACGGTCAGGAGTGAGATGGCAGAAAGAGAGGCAGGACTGGTCTCGCTCGACGCGGAGCACAAAGCTGTTGGTGAGCAGGTAGCTGCCGCGGAACGGGCGACTGCAGCCCTTGAGACGAAGGCAGAGGAACTTCAGATGGAACTGGGAAAGATTGACGCCCGGCTCCAAGAGGAGGAACTGAAGCTCCAGAGGCTGCAGGACGACAGCAAGAAGGCAGTGGTGGAGGTTCGTCAGCTTGAGAAGGATGTGGTGAGCGCAAAGAGGCGACGAGAGAAGACGTCCCAAGACCTGGTCCGGGCGTCGAAGGCAAAGGAGCAGTATGAAGAGTCTGTGCGGCTGCTTCGTGCACAGACGGAGGAACTGGAGAAGGAGCGAGCGGAGATTGACGCAAAGCTCGAAGCCTTTGCAGAGTGGAACGCTCGGCGTGCTCAGGCCCACGGAGTGTACCGATCGTTGCAGGCCGAGGCGGAGGGCAAGGAAGTACTTCTCAGAAGTCTGAATGAGCGGCTACAGAACGAGCAGGCCGAGTACCAGAGCATCCAGACTCGCTGGGGCAACATCTGGTCTACTCTTGAATCGATGGATGAGAAGGAACTTGTAAAGAAGAAAGGTCATCTTGAAGCTCGACTCGCCGCTCTCAACGAGGAGCGATTCAGGGAGACGAGCCGTGCTTCCCAGATTCAGAAGGAGGTGGAGGAACTCAGAGGGCGCATATCCGAGTCATCCCGGCGAATTCCTGACACTGTCCGACAGCTGAGAGAAGCGATTGATGAACACAAGATTGGCAGCGCGGCTGGACCACTGATTGCACTGGTGGGGCAGGAGAGCCAGTACTCTGCTGCACTGGAGGGCGTCCTCTTCAACGATCTCGCCTTCGCCTTCATCGTGAAGGACAGTGCAGACTTCTCTCTGTTGGAGAAGCTGAGAAACAACCTCGAGTCCCCTTCTCCTCTCATTCTCGTCAGTCAAGATGTGGTCCTGCAGGAACGTCCCGTGCTTCCCCCCGCAAAAGGCGTGTTGGGGTGGTTGTGGGACCTCGTGGGGCTGGACGCTCCAACCACAGACATGTTTCGTAGAGCCATTGGCGACTTCGTCCTTGTAAGTGACTATCGCACGGCGTCACGTCTTGCACAGAAGGAAGGTCTTTCCGCGGTCACGCTCTCCGGCCAGGTAGTGCTGAGAGAGGGCGGACGGACAGTCAGTCATCCGGCGAGAACACCCACAGGGGTCCTGTCGACAGCACCACTCCAGAGTAGACTGTCGCGAGCCTTGAAAGAGCTGGAGGCGGCCAACAAGAAGGTCACTGAGCTGGTGACCCAGAGCGAACAGGTGACAAGGGAGCGTGAGGCAGTCCTCGACCTGATTAGTCAAATCACCCGCTGGAGTGGGACCTGGGAAAGACGAAAGCAGCTCCTTGACAGCATCCCCCAGTTGGAGGAGAGAGTTGCAGCAGTCGATGACGAACTCAAGTCCCTTCAGCAACGCCTTGGAAAGGCGGAGAGAGACCTCCGGTCACTGGATGCTTCTCAGCCGCCAGAACGCAGTAGACTCGTTGGGGAGCTGTCCGCTGTAAGAATGAAGCAACGAGGAGTCCAGTCAGATCTCTCGAAGGCAGAAGAGGCTCTCAGCTCAGCCGAGCGTGACGAGGTGACACTGCGGTCTGAGCTCAGGAGTATTGACGAGACCGTCACAGCGCTCAGCGACCGACTCGAGGAGCTGAGAGAGGAGCTCCGCTCTTCGAAGGATACGGCTTCTCTCATCCACCAGACAATTGAAACACTGCGTGACGGCCGGGAGGCAACGAAGAATGCCCATCAGGAGGTCAAGCTACAGATTCAGCGCTCACGAGAGACCGCGAAGGTTCTCACCAGTCGACTTGTGGAACTCAGTCTGTCCATGCGGGAGCGCCGACAACAGGCGAATCAAGCCCGGCGTCAGCTCAACGCACTTGAGCAGGAGGCTCGGGAATTAGAGGACTCGTTGAAGGGCGAGCCCAGACCCGACCGGGTTCGCGCGCTTGCCACGGTGCGCGACGAGCTGGTACGGGTTCGTCACCGGCTTGACGAATACCATGATGTGACGGAGGCTGTCGCTCAGACCGAGAGTGAGTTGAAGGGACGACTACAAGGGCTCGCTGCTCGTGTTGCAGAGTTGAGAGAAGAGCTCTCTGCCGCAGAGACCGCAGTGATGAACATCCGGTCTCAGTACCACCATGGGATGTATGATATTCTCTCGCGAGTCGAAGCGGAAGTAAACCGCGTCTTGAGCATTGTCAGTTTTGCGGCCAGTGTCAGGTTCGAGCTTGTTGAAACTGATGGCGAATACGGAGTGGAGTTTAAGACACGAATCAAGAGTGACCAGTTCTCGAAGATCAGTGCAGGGTCCGGTGGAGAGCGTTCCCTGATAGCTATTGCTCTGATACTGGCTCTGCAGCGATTCAGTGCGGCCCCGGTGTACGCTCTGGATGAGATTGACATCTTCCTGGATGCGACCAATACTGAGATGGTAAGTATGCTGCTTCATGACTCCTCAAGACGCAGCCAGTTCATCTTGTTCACGCCTGCCAAGAGCACTCACCTCCTGAAGCATGCCGACAGAAGAATTGGTATTGTCGCTCCAAGGGGTACAGAGCCCTCCGTGGTGATTGAGAGCCCGGAGTTTGCAGTCCAGTAG
- a CDS encoding TFIIB-type zinc ribbon-containing protein has protein sequence MSHRRSLRFAKSNCPVCGSSEVARDDLKGDLLCTVCGHVITRGETRAVGKFEVAQILKREGALTFGRLRELTGSSEEQLYGVLQSMIGMGILEEQAGSYRLSRYGQRWYRQRLGQEWGY, from the coding sequence ATGTCACACAGACGGTCACTCAGATTCGCAAAGTCGAACTGCCCAGTCTGTGGTAGCTCCGAAGTGGCGCGCGACGACCTCAAGGGAGACCTGCTCTGCACTGTCTGCGGGCATGTGATCACCCGGGGAGAGACCCGCGCGGTCGGCAAGTTCGAAGTGGCGCAGATCCTGAAGCGAGAGGGTGCACTGACCTTTGGAAGGCTAAGGGAACTGACAGGTTCCTCAGAGGAACAGCTCTATGGTGTGCTGCAGAGCATGATTGGCATGGGCATACTTGAAGAGCAAGCCGGCAGCTACCGCCTGAGTCGATACGGCCAGCGCTGGTATCGACAGAGACTGGGACAAGAGTGGGGATACTAG
- a CDS encoding sodium-translocating pyrophosphatase, which yields MTLPEQLMVLSVIGAAIVSLVYAYWLWVGVKAKETGTEQMNSVWSAIREGALSYLRKQRRSIIPILLVLTIILFLSVYAVTPTQQASDLFGPDAPFMVAMGRTIAFLMGGTFSLLVGQLGMRVAINSSVRVAQATRSSGERGERYNKALEIAYHGGTFTGMLTDGLGLMGGTTIFIFFGVAAPDALLGFGLGGTLLALFMRVGGGIYTKAADVGADLVGKVEQGLPEDDPRNAAVIADLVGDNVGDCAGMAADIFESYEVTIVSALIIGITIAYNTGMSFLGWIVFPLVVRGVGVISSMLGTYAVALWGKFLQREVGAEHAMFMSYELSSAFTIGVSLLLSFFYMNDIRYGVLIAIGVMLAVSFNPITSYFTSTEKPPVKEIKKSTDTGTATLILSGLASGYESTVAALLAIVTTFVMAWILFLGSDLIMVLYAIALVGIGMLTHTGNNVAMDSYGPISDNANGIGELSPGDFDDSARQVMADLDAVGNTTKAITKGVAIASAVIAAVSLFDSFVVSVNERLVAMGQATIELLLSDPIIFSGLLIGAAVPWLFSAFNIKAVARAAGQMVTEVRRQFRIPGILEGTRKPDYDKAVAISTSAAQKELVSLAVMTISIPLLVGVLLNIEALGGFLAGIIVSGQLLAVFMANTGAAWDNAKKSIEDEPRDAEKNLGKGSERHKASVVGDTVGDPLKDTAGPALNPMIKVINLVSLIAAPILVTYRFGADMVINLALGVMVVLLLTVVIWAVRKSTRSSDFGKSAVMEVEQ from the coding sequence ATGACCCTTCCCGAGCAGCTCATGGTTCTCTCGGTTATTGGAGCTGCAATCGTGAGCTTAGTATATGCGTACTGGCTCTGGGTGGGGGTCAAAGCCAAAGAGACTGGTACCGAACAGATGAACTCGGTGTGGAGTGCAATCCGCGAGGGTGCTCTGTCTTACCTAAGGAAGCAGAGACGCTCCATCATCCCGATTCTGCTGGTCCTGACCATCATCCTCTTTCTGAGCGTCTATGCGGTGACTCCGACTCAGCAGGCAAGTGACCTGTTTGGTCCTGATGCTCCTTTCATGGTTGCAATGGGGCGGACGATTGCTTTCCTCATGGGTGGCACGTTCTCACTGCTTGTCGGACAGCTCGGCATGCGTGTCGCTATCAACTCAAGCGTTAGGGTGGCTCAGGCCACTCGAAGTAGTGGCGAGCGCGGTGAGAGATACAACAAAGCCCTTGAGATAGCATACCACGGAGGCACCTTCACTGGAATGCTCACAGATGGACTTGGTCTCATGGGTGGTACTACAATCTTCATTTTCTTTGGTGTCGCTGCCCCTGATGCACTTCTAGGATTCGGTCTTGGCGGCACACTCCTTGCTCTGTTCATGAGAGTCGGTGGTGGCATATATACCAAGGCGGCAGATGTCGGTGCTGACCTCGTGGGCAAGGTCGAACAGGGACTTCCCGAGGACGACCCAAGGAATGCTGCGGTCATTGCGGACCTTGTCGGTGACAACGTGGGTGACTGCGCAGGCATGGCGGCCGACATATTCGAGTCATATGAGGTCACCATCGTGTCGGCACTCATCATCGGTATCACAATTGCCTACAACACAGGAATGTCCTTCCTTGGTTGGATTGTCTTTCCTCTAGTGGTCCGCGGGGTTGGTGTCATCTCCTCCATGCTTGGGACATATGCAGTGGCACTCTGGGGCAAGTTCCTACAAAGAGAAGTGGGTGCAGAACATGCGATGTTCATGTCCTATGAGCTGTCCAGCGCGTTCACGATAGGTGTTTCTCTTCTCCTATCCTTCTTCTACATGAATGACATTCGATACGGAGTACTGATAGCCATCGGTGTCATGCTTGCCGTGTCCTTCAATCCAATCACGAGCTACTTCACCTCCACAGAGAAGCCCCCGGTAAAGGAGATCAAGAAATCGACCGACACCGGCACTGCAACACTGATTCTCTCTGGTTTGGCATCCGGCTACGAGTCGACTGTCGCAGCACTCCTTGCCATTGTCACGACATTCGTCATGGCTTGGATTCTATTCTTGGGTTCCGACCTGATTATGGTACTCTATGCCATCGCTCTTGTCGGTATTGGTATGCTGACCCACACTGGCAACAATGTGGCAATGGACTCCTATGGTCCGATCAGTGACAATGCGAACGGAATCGGCGAGCTGTCCCCAGGCGACTTTGACGACAGTGCGCGTCAGGTGATGGCCGACCTCGATGCGGTCGGTAACACAACGAAGGCGATTACCAAGGGAGTCGCCATTGCGTCCGCAGTCATTGCAGCAGTCAGTCTCTTCGACAGCTTTGTAGTGTCCGTGAACGAACGACTGGTTGCGATGGGTCAAGCGACCATTGAGCTACTTCTCTCCGACCCCATCATATTCTCTGGTCTCCTCATTGGTGCGGCGGTCCCGTGGCTATTCTCTGCGTTCAACATCAAGGCCGTTGCACGGGCGGCGGGCCAGATGGTAACCGAAGTGCGCCGGCAATTCCGCATTCCTGGCATACTTGAAGGCACACGGAAGCCTGACTATGACAAGGCTGTCGCAATCTCAACTAGCGCAGCACAGAAGGAGCTCGTCAGTCTGGCTGTGATGACGATCTCAATACCGCTGCTTGTCGGTGTGCTGCTGAACATTGAGGCTCTCGGCGGCTTCCTTGCAGGCATAATCGTCTCAGGCCAGCTGCTTGCGGTCTTCATGGCCAACACAGGTGCAGCATGGGACAATGCGAAGAAGTCAATCGAAGACGAGCCGCGTGATGCGGAAAAGAACCTTGGAAAGGGCTCGGAACGACACAAGGCCAGTGTTGTCGGAGACACAGTCGGAGACCCATTGAAGGACACAGCGGGACCTGCTCTCAACCCGATGATCAAGGTCATTAACCTCGTGTCCCTCATCGCAGCTCCGATACTTGTGACCTACCGCTTCGGGGCAGACATGGTCATCAACCTTGCTCTGGGTGTAATGGTCGTCCTGCTTCTGACTGTCGTAATATGGGCGGTCCGGAAGAGCACAAGGTCGTCTGACTTTGGGAAGTCCGCGGTCATGGAAGTTGAGCAGTAG
- a CDS encoding aminotransferase class I/II-fold pyridoxal phosphate-dependent enzyme, translated as MKMRITARAANLQYAIRDIVVAAKKYQKEKGKTPIYLNIGDPNVFDWRTPDFMVDALCTATRDGANWYSPSEGLEELRNAAAEKERRVNGITVDPSTMIVTSGVSEAIQFLAGSLIENGSQLLVPGPSYPPYISYISFFGGEPVTYRTIEEEDWAPDIDDMRKKICDKTVGILVINPNNPTGAVYDEKTMRAIVNLAGEHGLPLISDEIYDQLTFDKPMTPMVRVAKDVPVVGFNGVSKVYLAPGWRVGYVYFHQPKNELEPLRDAMIRQARVRICVNAPAQVAAAAALRSDGRHLSDVMRRLRERRDTIYKRLNSIDSISTRLPQAAFYIMPKIELKGRWKNDTEFVLDVLNNTGVVFVPGSGFCAKYGAGHFRSVYLPPPETITEAMDRLQSFMERKR; from the coding sequence ATGAAGATGAGAATAACTGCTAGGGCTGCGAATCTTCAATACGCCATACGGGACATAGTGGTTGCTGCGAAGAAGTACCAGAAGGAGAAGGGAAAGACACCCATCTACTTGAATATCGGCGACCCCAACGTATTCGACTGGCGAACACCAGACTTCATGGTGGATGCCCTCTGTACTGCCACAAGAGACGGTGCGAACTGGTACTCACCATCCGAAGGGCTAGAAGAGCTCCGGAACGCAGCGGCCGAGAAGGAGAGACGGGTCAACGGTATCACTGTGGACCCTTCCACGATGATCGTCACCAGCGGTGTGTCCGAGGCGATACAGTTTCTCGCAGGCTCACTCATCGAGAACGGCTCACAGTTGCTTGTGCCCGGTCCCTCATATCCTCCGTACATAAGCTACATCAGTTTCTTCGGAGGGGAACCGGTCACCTACAGGACCATTGAAGAAGAGGACTGGGCTCCTGACATAGATGACATGCGGAAGAAGATATGCGACAAGACCGTCGGCATTCTCGTCATCAATCCCAACAATCCTACAGGTGCGGTCTACGACGAGAAGACCATGCGTGCAATTGTGAATCTTGCTGGAGAGCACGGTCTGCCACTGATCAGTGACGAGATCTATGACCAGCTCACATTCGACAAGCCCATGACCCCGATGGTACGCGTGGCCAAGGATGTGCCGGTCGTAGGCTTCAACGGTGTGAGCAAGGTGTACTTGGCGCCGGGCTGGCGTGTCGGATACGTGTACTTCCACCAGCCGAAGAACGAACTCGAGCCGCTTCGTGACGCCATGATTCGTCAGGCCCGAGTCAGAATATGCGTCAACGCCCCTGCGCAGGTTGCAGCGGCAGCCGCTCTGAGAAGCGACGGGCGACATCTGTCAGATGTGATGCGACGTCTTCGTGAACGCCGGGACACCATCTACAAGAGACTGAACTCTATTGACTCGATCTCCACAAGACTTCCACAGGCGGCCTTCTACATCATGCCCAAGATTGAACTCAAGGGCAGATGGAAGAACGACACGGAGTTTGTGCTCGACGTGCTCAACAACACTGGCGTGGTATTTGTCCCCGGGTCAGGCTTCTGCGCAAAGTACGGTGCAGGTCACTTCAGGAGTGTCTATCTGCCGCCACCTGAAACAATCACAGAGGCAATGGACCGACTTCAGTCATTCATGGAGAGGAAGAGATAG
- a CDS encoding roadblock/LC7 domain-containing protein, whose amino-acid sequence MSTNLDPKVEKQLVELLMGLTDLTDLDAIAVVSKQGVKLAYFATEESDADPDLMAAVSAALLVQGEMAAQKLDLDELYEVIIRGSKGFVVLSQAGDFLIMGSAKDLTSMGLSITHMRKYAKEIGDLLRT is encoded by the coding sequence TTGTCTACCAACCTCGACCCGAAAGTGGAGAAACAGCTTGTGGAGCTGCTCATGGGGCTCACTGATCTTACGGACCTCGATGCAATCGCAGTGGTCAGCAAGCAGGGAGTCAAACTGGCCTATTTCGCAACGGAGGAGTCCGATGCAGACCCGGACCTGATGGCGGCAGTCAGTGCGGCACTGCTTGTTCAGGGAGAGATGGCGGCTCAGAAGCTCGACCTAGACGAGCTATACGAGGTGATCATCAGGGGTAGCAAAGGCTTCGTCGTGCTCTCCCAGGCAGGCGACTTCCTCATCATGGGTTCCGCGAAGGACCTGACATCCATGGGCCTGTCAATCACGCATATGCGGAAATACGCGAAGGAGATAGGAGACCTCCTACGTACATAG